GAGACCTATGCCGGTCAGTCCGAGGGTGGTACCGGCCATGAGCCCACTGGCTAGGAGGGTAGTGGCAATAGTAGCGGGTACGAGAATTGGACTAAACATGATGAAAAGTGGTGTGGATACGATTAATGCCACGGCTGAACCACCGAGTGCCACACAAGAAAACGCTAAGCAGACTAAGGAGGTCACGGAAGCTATAATAAGCTTTATAACGTTCAGCAATGGGAAGATAAAAGAGAACATTCTGAAAAAACGGCTAAATATCGATGCCTGAGAATGAGATTCGTGTTGAACGAGTTCTTCGCTCATATTCTCAGATTGGATGGTTGTTCATTGGTAGAGGTGGGAAGAGatagattttatatatgaaGCTGTACATGCAAAACAGTGGGTGCAAATAGAGATCTACGTTACATAACGTCACGTCATATTCCATTCAATGTGTGTAGTAGTCGTCATGTTTTTTGAGCCTTCATTTGTTTCTGGTACGAGCTCAAACACGACAAACTGACATTTTGagatttacaattaaaaatgtTCTTAAAGAATCTCTAACTATTAAAGAAAATGAGAAAGAATAAAAATCAACTTTTTAAACAATCTTTAGAAACTTATGGAAAGTTATGGTAACGACTCACctcatttttaaactaatatctaattatataattcaattatttttgaccaaaatataaatttattattattattattattattattattattattattattattattattattattattattattattattattattattattattattattattattattattattattattataaggtGGAATACCCAATAGAGTTTATTTTTAGATTAGATCCCAAActctttttttgaaaagaatagACCATAGACTTTGTGGAAATCACTGAATACTCAATAAACATATATcttactctctctttttttatcaacaaacttcaaacatatatcttactaaaatatgtattttggaAAGAACTTCAAAAATAACTGAAATctggtttttatatatataaaaaaaaaaagaatcgatAACAAATTTGAGTATAGGCATATTCCAATACATAATAAATAGAATGAAAAACAATTGATCGGTTATTCATTTTCAAACaaacatattattttcataGCAAATTATGTGTTCcctttatttaatttaataggtgtttaagattaatgcacatagattaagaactTGTAAAGTTCCATACAATTTATCTTAATTACACAAAAGATAGAACTAAATTACCCAATAAAAAATGTAGTATTATCAATTATGTAATTGGTAACAAATCTCAAAcaacattaaatttttatctaGATTAATAAGAACATCacttattttacaaaaaaataataattaaacatcaaataaattaaaatagagGGAGTATTATATATAAATGCATGTTTCATTGTAAAACTCATATATATCTTAGctatatatgtgtgtattttGTATTGGGTCCGTATATCGGCTACTCATGATTAGCATGTGtggtatttaatattttgttagatAGACAAATTTAACCTAAGATGAATatgatgttaaaaataaaagttctaAAATATgctctatatataaattttgcataaaatgATACCCTAAGCCAATGCTTTAAATTTTCTTTAACAAGCACGGCTCGGGTTCATGTTGCTAAAGTTTCACCAAACCAGTCGAGGGTTAGAGAACCATCATCAGTCATTCCCATCATGGTTTTATATGTTGAAATCCTAAATATATAGTAGCTCTAGTTTTGTTTTAgaggacttttttttttttttttgaacacaacttGCATTAATATAAAAACCAGAGAGTTAGGTGGGAGCCATCAAGGCATCAACCATACAAAGAGCTGATTTAGCTAGATAGTCGGCCACAACATTTTGATTTCTAGGGATCCAAGCAAAGGACACAGAGAGGGAAGGTGAGGAGCTCAGGCTAGCAATGTCTGAGAGCACGCCATGAAGCTCCGATATCGGTTCCTTCTTGTTCAAGGCTCTTATCAGCTGCGAGCAGTCGGATTCTAGACGGCAAGCTTGTATTCCCCGGGTTCTGCAGAAGATTAGTGCTTCGCGTATAGCAAGCCCCTCTGCCATCAGCGGAGATGCAACATGTTGAACCGCTTTCTTCTCCTTCAGGCAGATTGATAGAGGAcattaattttcaatattaattatGGTGTCGTTGTTAATTATGTTTCAATTGTCCAATACGTGCCCGGTTCTAACCATGTTAAGGGTACATAAATGTTTTTGATCTAAGCACCATATATGATGGGTCGGGCCTGATTCAAACTATAGCACAAGACGTAAAGTTCAgtgtgaataaaaaaaattaaaccgggTCCTAGGAATTGAAATAACTGTTACCACattatactatttttatatCTTAACTATACAATGTATCATAATAGTCTTTTTGTCTTATCATATAATCAGTTTTAACCATTACATGTATAAacataaaagtttttaaaagtgtttttttttcttataatgcCATACAATTCATAACTATAATAGACATCATATGCTAAACATTGGAATAGGTCCACCAATGTCTTTTATTCTTCCATGAATTTACTTTTACTCATATGTGTTTACCACCACTCCCATGTGAACTTCCATCTGAACTGCTGCCATCTGAACTTCCATCTGAACTTTCACTTGTACTACTTGCATCCATAGCTTGACCTCTATAATGGAATTCCTTTTTCTTCTTGGATAGACTATTTTTACCCATAGAAGAGCCTTCACCCCCGTGTTTACCTTCACTTCCGTGTTTGCCTCCACTTCCGTGCTTACCTCCACCCATAGCCGAACCTCCACTTTCATGTTTACCTCCGCTTCCGTGTTTACCTCCACCCATAGACGCACCTCCACTTCCATGCTTACCTTCACTTCCATGTTTACCTCCACCCATAGGCGAACCTCCACTTTCATGTTTACCTCCGCTTCCGTGTTTACCTCCAGTTTCATGTTTACCTCCGCTTCCGTGTTTACCTCCACCCATAGACGAACCTCCACTTCCATGCTTACCTTCACTTCCATGTTTACCTCCCTTTCCGTGTGTACTCTCACCTTTTCCGTGTTTACTCTCTCCCTTTCCGTGTTTGTCTTCATCCGTAGTCGTATCGTCATCCGTAGTCGTATCTTCACCCTTTGATTTACCTTTACCCTTGGAAGAATCTTCACTTTTACCTTTggatttttcttcctttttagcTTTGATCTTATTCTTAACTTTGCCTATCGTATCCTTAATTTTGTCCTTAATATTACTTGGTTTAATACCCTCCGGTATAATATTACTTGGTTTAATACTCTCCGGTATAATATTACTTGGTTTAATGCTCTCCGGTATGCCCAACAGAGATAGGGATGGCGAAGCTGCCGGAGAAGCTTCCGGAGCCGCCGCCACTTTTTTACCTCCGAGCCCGGCGGCTAGGACAGTAGTGGCTGCAATAGCAGGTAAGAGAATCGGACTGAATATGATGAAAAGAGGGGTGGATACGGCTAATGCCACGGCTGAACCACTGAGTGTTACACCGGCGAAGCCTAAATATACTACGGACGCAACGGAAGCAACAACCATCTTGATAACCTCAAACATTGGGAGGAGGAAAGGGAAcaaattgaaaaaagaaaacatacttCCCTGGGTCTGATCAGTCTGAGCTGTTTCGTTTTGAATTTCGTTTCTCATATTTTCTGATGGTTTGGTGATGGGAAGAGAGAGGGCTTTTTATGAAGGAGTTGTGTGGTCTACGACGTGCACGGTACACATGCATGCTCCATGCAAAACGATGGGAGTATATATGGAGATCTACGTTACGTCAAGTCACATTTGCTTCTTCAtctatttgtcatgtttttgggaccttcttttctttcttgtagAATCTTAACTGTTTTCTTTCATTCCATTGTTTTATGAATATCAACGCGTGTCTTTCTTTAATTTCATTTCAtctatttgctttttttttgtcacgaacTGTGAGTAAATTGATTACttgattaaaagtttaaaatatggTGAAGCCGATGAAATCGTTGATATTATGCTTACCTTAGAATAGTATCAGTAACTATGCTACCTCACAATAGTAATTAGTGAAAAATTAGTAACATTTgtttactaatttataaattctaaagtTTTTGTTAATTGTTAGTTATATTATAGACCTTGTGTTTGACTGAAAGGCTAACTACAATATATAAAAGGGGTTGTAAAGCGGATTTTTAGAGTGATAAGATCAATAAAATACTTGTGCATAGCAACGGATTTTCTCGGGTTCTCTGCTACTACTAACAACCGAAGAGAATTAGATGAATATGTCAAATTCCTCGTGAAATATTTCATAGTGGAGGAGTTTCTCCCAAGAGTCTCTATTCTCTAACcattattttagtattattgatatataacataattaaaattcaaGGGCCATTTTTACTAAAGAATCTGCTTTTTTGTTCTGAGAACGagctatataaaatataaaatactttctCTAATCACGAGGTGGATCGAATTCAGAAGCGCAACAACGCCAACGCTTGCGTTTAAACCAACTGGACTGTCACATGTGTGATTAAAGAGCCGAAGTTTTCCATGGCTTCATTGTGACAAGAGCGCAATGTTAATGTCTCATACTAGAAAGAGAGGCGTTCAAGGTAAATGGCAATGAAAAATGCAAGAAGATTGGTTATTGGAAGTCGTACATTAAATTAGTATcagattcatttttaaaaaggaagtcttaaggaggtgttattggtttatatattttgattgatttagaaatccatatagtatttataaatccaagtaaaatatataaatccgGAAGTTtttcctcggatttgagtctttgtatttttaacagaaaaatccaagcaaatccattcaaatccattataaaatcaaatattttagtaaatccgtgcgattgaataacacttgatttgatatagaatttatgaatcattaaaccaataacacatgattttaatacaaatttgaaaatcatagaaccaataacactagatttagttcgaattttcaaatccataaaaatacaacaaccaataacctgTACTTACGTATATACTGATGATTTGGTTATCGCATTGGTCGATATACGCTAACGTCAGTTATAATGATATCCacatcaatttaataaatttacaaagaaaattCTGTACACTGTTTATCATTTCTTTGTAACAAGTCGTACATTCATAGAAATGATTATGAAACATGAAGTGTACGATAAATTAGGAATAATTTATGGAACCCAATACTTTAATTTCATACTACTCCATTCACCTATACCATGCCGGTGGTTTATTCTCTCCAGCCGGTTTATTTTTCGGTTTTCCAGTCGGTTTGTTTGCTGCTTCTCCAGCCGGTTTATTTGCAGCCCCTCCGGTCGGTTTATCTGTTGGTCCTTCAGCAGGTTTATCTTTTGGTTTATCTGCTGATCCTTCGGCtggtttattttcttgtttatctgTTGGTCCACCAACGGGTTTATCTTTTGGTTTATTTGATGCCTCTCCAGCCGGTTTACTTTCTGGCTTATCTGTTGGTCTTCCAGCGGGTTTATCTTTTGGTTTATTTGATGTCTTTCCAGCTTCTGGCGTATCTGTTGACCCACCAGCAGGTTTATCTTTTGGTTTATTTGATGCCTCTTCAACCGGTTTACTTTCTGGATTATCTGTTGGTCCTCCAGCGGGTTTATCTTTTGGTTTATTTGATGCCTCTCCAACCGGTTTACTTTCTGGATTATATGTTGGTCCTCCAGCGGGTTTATCTGCTGGCTTACTTCGTGGCTTATCTGTTGGTCTTCCATCGGGTTTATCTTTTGGTTTATTTGATGGTCCTTTAGTTGGTTTACTTTCTGGCTTATCTGTTGCTCCTCCATCCGGTTTACCTCCTGGTTTATCGGCTGCTCCTCCAGCTGGTTTATCTCCTGGTTTATCGGCTGCTCCTCCAGTCGAATTATCTTTTGGTTTATCTATTGTTTCTTCAGCTGGTTTATCTGCTTCTGTGGGTGGAGCTCCTGCTGGAGGTGGATTATTCTTCGGGTGTACTCCCATTCTATGCCTGCATAACACTCACACAAATGTATATATgtcaaactattttaaaactttttgtaTACATTCACAGTTTTTAAAGGAcgcttgataaaaaaaactgatCATATTGATTAActggattttaaaattttattagctTTTGACTCGCACTTTTAAAACGGGACATTgttattgtttataaaatattatttatataaaatataattgcattcatattttatgtatttaaaattttatataattttatataattttgtgtatattattgaattttttaagATGTTAAAATGGATAAACCCGCCTCATTAAAATTTTTCACATTCATGATCACTTTCATTGACCTGTTTAGACCTGTTAaacttatttttacaattttgaatataaattcCAAAGTactttacaattttaaaatataattgaagtgtatttttctataaaatatgttttatttaatttttgaaaaatatatatagaatttacattagtttattatataaattaatatcttaattaatacaaaatgtttaaatagtaagtgaatatttagttatgtaaacgaagataaaaagaaattatgcatttatagattcatattcaaaataaatattaaatgtttttgttgaaatacaattttagaataaaataagaaatacaTAAGAATATCTTAGAAAAAATACATCATTAGATAATGTGTTATGGTTAGTAATTAAAGTTGTTATATAAGATATGCTGTGTGCTATTTATGAGGCTAATGGGTCCGATTATATatggtataatatatatattacgtGAAGATAGGTTATATGTTTAATAATACTAATATATGGTATGTCAAAAATGTAGGAAGGTTAGTTAAATATAATGGTTCAATTATGATTTTTTACAAGTAGATAAAAATTAggactctaaattaatagattagatgtaggAATTGAGTTTAGGTTCttggttttttatttatattacagCTAGGTTTTTTAAAGTCATGATCCAATTGATAACGAGTATGACCatccataaataaataataaaccgaATCGAATCAATCATAAACCTAGATGTGCTGATGTATGATGGGGGAAAAGATATGTTGATGAGCATATTAAAAAGGAGAAAAGTGTTTTGTTAAGATTTTACTTAAAGAGCCAGACTATAAGAGCAGCCGCCGTCACTCCAAATAAGGCACCGGCCGAGAGATTGGTGGCTAAGAGAGTGGAAGCTATAGTTGCTGGTACGAGAACAGGACTGAATATTACGAAAAGAGGTGTGGCTACGATTAATCCCACCACTGAGCCGGCTAGGGTTATGCCCGCCAAAGCGAACAAGACTGCTGTTACAACGACAGCACTAGTAACTTGGAAAACCTGAAAATTTTGGATGAGAGAAGAGAGCATTTTTGGATATAGAATTAAATCTGAAATTTGGTTTGAATGGGtactatttatttgttttgatgtgTTTTGGTGATGGCCAGGAGAAAGAAGGTTTTATGAAGGACTTGTGAGATGTTTGTGTACACGTACACATTCATGCTTCCATGCAAAATTATGCGAGTAAATGGAGATCTATGTTTCGTCACGCCACATCTGCTTCGTCATATATTGTGTGGGTTGTCATGATCTTGGTATTTTATCTTTCTTGTTAGAGCTTACCGTTCGCGAGATTATACGAGAAAGGCTTCTTATTATGTCGAACTCGAGACTCGAGAGCTGCCTCCGCTACAAATTCTCACTTCAACCATTTGGCTTAAGGACTTTGAAACAAATTGTTCATGAAATTTACAGATTACGTATCACTCTTCTTAAAACTTCTCTTTAGTTAGTTCTTGCATAAATTTTGTAACTATATAgattaaaaagtctaaaacaCTCGAATGTAAAGTCTGATTTGGCAATAGAATTGGCgtttaaacaaacaaacaaaattatgaaataataaagcGAGGAGGAAGGCTTTCTCATTAACTAGACACACGCAATTACGTACCAAGCTACTACATGATTAAGTTTTCCTTAATTCtgattacttttatttattttacatatgaTGGAAAGATTAACGTTGTTGGTGGAGCCGATCTGCCGATGAAATCACTATACAGGCGTCCGAACAACAACACCTATGCTTGTCACAATGTAACCAGTACGGTGTAAAAAGCATTTCATATCCGATGTAGTATTTTTGTAGCATAACAGCTACAAATTAAAGGTGATGGAGCTAGATACCAAGAGGCAAATACATGtcaaattttagttttgaaaccaaaaaaaaaaatttggatctcatgatgaagatgatttttcaaatatttatccaTATAATATTGGTATTTTAGTATAGttttatcatgatattttattttacattataaaTGAAGATAAACAGTGACAAGAATCAGCTTATGTTACTTCAAATAAACGGAGAAGCTCTTAAcatcaaataaaaatcaatttttgtttatGGTACGAATATCGTCAGGTTATATAGCATGCAGAAAACAAAATCAGAAATCGATAGTTGCAAATGATGAACTTTAAGgtttatcttttaaaacaaaatggtAGAAGCAACATTTGTTTCAAAGTCGAATAATTCATTGAATCAATAATGTAACTTGATAACTTGAATATAATCATCTATGGTAATCTCAGTGATATCACttaattctttaaaatatacaaCACGATCGAgtacatatattataatttcgTAACACGATATACATTTGAAGAATGGTATATGAAACATTAGTTTCATCCGCGCGTAATCAGTATTACGTTAAAGACACTGGATAAttttaggttttatttaaggaaccCCAGCAATTCTCATTAAATTCCTCCATAGATTATCTCATACTACGAAAGCCTACTCCGTTTATCCCCCAGACACTGAGTTAGAATCTGGAGCCCCCGGGGCCAATCCCGGAATTTTTGGCGTTCCTTTCCCCTTCTTCCTAAGACGCCTGCACACacgattatatatttaaaattagaaataaattattttatgttcagAAACTAATATAGCGAAATCAGCCTCCTGAACACTCGACACTAATCGTCTAACGTGTTTTAGAATAGTTAATCTTAAGTGTGTCATCAACGCAGGTTTCTTAATTACTTGGTAAGCCGGAAGATGGTGACGCATTATATATTTGTAGCTACGAAACTATGTACCTGAATCTTCGTTGatgtaaataattatatttatagccAAGCATATgtattaaatttacatatttcCATGTAGATTCATATGCATAATGCCTCCCTCAGTCATTATAAATAGACCACATTTTTCGAGTGGCTTTCAATTAAcggttttgtttaatttaattacttgaAGAGCTTCCAGAAGATGCGGAGAGCCACAATTCCTAAGCCCCCGGAGGTCGTGAAACCCGTAGTTAACAAAGTGGTGGCTATAGTTGCTGGCACGAGAATCGGACTGAATAGGATAAAAAGCGGCGTGCTTAAAGCGAGTCCCACGGCTGAGCCGCCAAGGGTTATACCAGCGAATGCCAATAGAGCTAATGCCTCAACGCCGGTGAAAACCCCCTGAATAATCTGAAAGAACATTTTTTGGATGAAATGTTCAAATCTCAATAGCTGAGAATTTGTGACTGGGGTTTGTTGGTGGAAAGAGGGTTTTATGAAGA
Above is a window of Brassica napus cultivar Da-Ae chromosome A10, Da-Ae, whole genome shotgun sequence DNA encoding:
- the LOC106419374 gene encoding oleosin-B2: MSEELVQHESHSQASIFSRFFRMFSFIFPLLNVIKLIIASVTSLVCLAFSCVALGGSAVALIVSTPLFIMFSPILVPATIATTLLASGLMAGTTLGLTGIGLIMGLVRTAGGVSLLQSPLRKIIVNRIKARLGGGGGGSRLARLKKILGLLNKLRGMGAGGAAAPAAEAAPAAEAAPAAEAAPAATPAAAPAAAP
- the LOC106419230 gene encoding oleosin-B4 (The RefSeq protein has 1 non-frameshifting indel compared to this genomic sequence), translated to MRNEIQNETAQTDQTQGSMFSFFNLFPFLLPMFEVIKMVVASVASVVYLGFAGVTLSGSAVALAVSTPLFIIFSPILLPAIAATTVLAAGLGGKKVAAAPEASPAASPSLSLLGIPESIKPSNIIPESIKPSNIIPEGIKPSNIKDKIKDTIGKVKNKIKAKKEEKSKGKSEDSSKGKGKSKGEDTTTDDDTTTDEDKHGSGAKHGKGESKHGKGESTHGKGGKHGSEGKHGSGGSSMGGGKHGSGGKHETGGKHGSGGKHESGGSPMGGGKHGSEGKHGSGGASMGGGKHGSGGKHESGGSAMGGGKHGSGGKHGSEGKHGGEGSSMGKNSLSKKKKEFHYRGQAMDASSTSESSDGSSDGSSSDGSSHGSGGKHI
- the LOC106419311 gene encoding serine-rich 25 kDa antigen protein-like, which gives rise to MLSSLIQNFQVFQVTSAVVVTAVLFALAGITLAGSVVGLIVATPLFVIFSPVLVPATIASTLLATNLSAGALFGVTAAALIVWLFKHRMGVHPKNNPPPAGAPPTEADKPAEETIDKPKDNSTGGAADKPGDKPAGGAADKPGGKPDGGATDKPESKPTKGPSNKPKDKPDGRPTDKPRSKPADKPAGGPTYNPESKPVGEASNKPKDKPAGGPTDNPESKPVEEASNKPKDKPAGGSTDTPEAGKTSNKPKDKPAGRPTDKPESKPAGEASNKPKDKPVGGPTDKQENKPAEGSADKPKDKPAEGPTDKPTGGAANKPAGEAANKPTGKPKNKPAGENKPPAWYR
- the LOC106419262 gene encoding oleosin-B2-like gives rise to the protein MFFQIIQGVFTGVEALALLAFAGITLGGSAVGLALSTPLFILFSPILVPATIATTLLTTGFTTSGGLGIVALRIFWKLFKRLRKKGKGTPKIPGLAPGAPDSNSVSGG